The proteins below come from a single Mustela nigripes isolate SB6536 chromosome 14, MUSNIG.SB6536, whole genome shotgun sequence genomic window:
- the CDA gene encoding cytidine deaminase isoform X1, with amino-acid sequence MAHERPAAALEPELVQRLLLSCREAKKSAYCPYSHFPVGAAILTRDGRIFSGCNIENVCYPLGVCAERTAIQKAISEGHREFRAIAISSDLQDDFISPCGACRQVMREFGTNWAVYMTKPDGTYVVRTVQELLPAPFGSIGWQKVQ; translated from the exons ATGGCCCACGAGCGTCCCGCCGCCGCCCTGGAGCCCGAGCTCGTCCAGCGGCTGCTGCTCTCCTGCCGGGAAGCCAAGAAGTCTGCCTACTGCCCCTACAGTCACTTCCCCGTGGGAGCCGCGATCCTCACTCGGGACGGAAGGATCTTCTCCG gGTGCAACATAGAGAATGTCTGCTACCCATTGGGTGTCTGTGCGGAGCGGACGGCAATCCAGAAGGCCATCTCAGAAGGACACAGAGAGTTCAGGGCCATCGCTATCTCCAG TGACCTGCAAGATGACTTTATCTCACCCTGCGGAGCCTGCAGGCAAGTCATGAGAGAG TTTGGCACCAACTGGGCTGTCTACATGACCAAGCCAGATGGCACCTATGTTGTCAGGACAGTCCAGGAGCTGCTGCCTGCTCCCTTCGGGTCCATAGGCTGGCAAAAGGTCCAGTGA